A region from the Aphis gossypii isolate Hap1 chromosome 1, ASM2018417v2, whole genome shotgun sequence genome encodes:
- the LOC114122814 gene encoding cell division cycle protein 20 homolog isoform X1, with protein sequence MSQFAFVNDLKSAVRMDEPITSGPAPRWMKKSIESTSSSANTSRKTNELMSAKKTPSKTPNKSKSPASRSASNTPAKPKTPGGDRFIPSRMSTNFDISHFKMNQENENLDISPTQSDYRKAMSENLHGCDINNVRVLSYQNKAPAPPDGYQNALKVVYSQSKTPMNVRGATRYIPHAPDRILDAPEIVDDYYLNLIDWSFSNILAVALGTSVYLWNADTGAIDQLLDLEGADYITSLNWVPNGNLLGVGTALGPVQLWDASQTKRLRIMNSHSSRVGAMSWNSHILTTGCRNGQLVHNDVRQREHIVGTIQSHTQEVCGLKWSTDGRYLASGGNDNLLNVYSGLPGQITYQSEPIYSFSQHQAAVKALDWCPWQTNVLASGGGTADRTIRFWNCNNGQCINSVNANSQVCAILWSKTYRELVSAHGFANNQLTIWKYPSLTKVAELTGHTNRILNLAMSPDGSTVLSAGADETLRMWKCFLPDPNKKKEHEKRSSRPTMLGPGLR encoded by the exons ATGTCTCAATTCGCCTTTGTCAATGATCTTAAAAGTGCTGTAAGAATGGATGAACCAATCACCAGCGGTCCAGCTCCACGTTGGATGAAGAAAAGTATAGAATCCACCTCAAg TTCTGCAAATACATCAAGAAAAACTAATGAATTAATGTCTGCCAAGAAAACCCCATCAAAAACacctaataaatcaaaatcaccAG cttcTAGATCAGCATCAAATACACCAGCTAAACCTAAAACACCTGGTGGTGACAGGTTCATTCCTTCCAGAATGTCTACAAATTTTGACATAAgccattttaaa ATGAACCAAGAAAATGAAAACCTTGACATAAGTCCAACTCAATCAGACTATAGAAAAGCTATGTCTGAAAATCTCCACGGTtgtgatattaataatgttcgtGTTCTATCCTATCAGAACAAAGCACCGGCTCCCCCAgat ggTTATCAAAATGCTTTAAAAGTAGTTTATAGCCAATCTAAAACTCCCATGAATGTACGTGGAGCTACTCGGTATATACCACATGCACCAGACCGTATTTTGGATGCTCCTGAAATTGTTGATGACTAtt atctaaatttaattgactGGAGCTTTTCCAACATATTGGCTGTCGCTTTAGGCACAAGTGTATATCTTTGGAATGCTGATACTGGTGCCATTGATCAATTATTAGATTTAGAAGGTGCTGACTACATCACTTCTCTGAACTGGGTACCCAATGGAAACCTATTAGGTGTTGGGACTGCTTTAGGCCCTGTACAa TTATGGGATGCATCACAAACAAAGCGGCTGCGTATAATGAACAGTCACAGTTCAAGAGTGGGTGCTATGTCATGGAACAGTCATATACTAACTACAGGTTGCAGAAATGGACAACTTGTTCACAACGATGTCAGACAGAGAGAACACATTGTTGGTACAATTCAATCCCACACTCAAGAA GTTTGTGGTCTTAAATGGTCAACTGATGGTCGTTATCTAGCCAGTGGAGGCAATGATAACCTACTGAATGTGTACAGTGGCTTACCTGGCCAAATAACTTACCAATCTGAACCAATTTACAGTTtcag TCAACATCAAGCTGCCGTAAAAGCATTGGACTGGTGTCCATGGCAAACCAATGTACTTGCCAGTGGCGGTGGTACAGCTGACCGAACTATCAGGTTTTGGAATTGTAACAACGGTCAGTGTATAAATTCGGTCAATGCCAACTCGCAGGTATGCGCTATTTTGTGGTCAAAAACATACAGAGAATTGGTTTCGGCACATGGCTTTGCAAACAACCAGCTTACAATTTGGAAATATCCTTCGCTGACAAAG GTTGCTGAACTCACTGGACACACAAATCGTATTCTAAATCTGGCTATGTCACCAGATGGTTCAACAGTACTTTCAGCTGGTGCAGATGAGACCCTGCGAATGTGGAAGTGTTTTTTGCCGGATCCAAACAAGAAGAAAGAACATGAGAAACGCTCTTCTAGGCCCACTATGCTGGGTCCAGGccttagataa
- the LOC114122814 gene encoding cell division cycle protein 20 homolog isoform X2 — protein sequence MTKNHLNRFFKKNKLKPQKLNVNSPELLIINNCKNISTTIRASRSASNTPAKPKTPGGDRFIPSRMSTNFDISHFKMNQENENLDISPTQSDYRKAMSENLHGCDINNVRVLSYQNKAPAPPDGYQNALKVVYSQSKTPMNVRGATRYIPHAPDRILDAPEIVDDYYLNLIDWSFSNILAVALGTSVYLWNADTGAIDQLLDLEGADYITSLNWVPNGNLLGVGTALGPVQLWDASQTKRLRIMNSHSSRVGAMSWNSHILTTGCRNGQLVHNDVRQREHIVGTIQSHTQEVCGLKWSTDGRYLASGGNDNLLNVYSGLPGQITYQSEPIYSFSQHQAAVKALDWCPWQTNVLASGGGTADRTIRFWNCNNGQCINSVNANSQVCAILWSKTYRELVSAHGFANNQLTIWKYPSLTKVAELTGHTNRILNLAMSPDGSTVLSAGADETLRMWKCFLPDPNKKKEHEKRSSRPTMLGPGLR from the exons atgactaaaaatcatcttaatagattttttaaaaaaaataaattaaaacctcaaaaattaaatgttaactcTCCAGaactattgattattaataattgtaaaaatatatctactacCATACGAG cttcTAGATCAGCATCAAATACACCAGCTAAACCTAAAACACCTGGTGGTGACAGGTTCATTCCTTCCAGAATGTCTACAAATTTTGACATAAgccattttaaa ATGAACCAAGAAAATGAAAACCTTGACATAAGTCCAACTCAATCAGACTATAGAAAAGCTATGTCTGAAAATCTCCACGGTtgtgatattaataatgttcgtGTTCTATCCTATCAGAACAAAGCACCGGCTCCCCCAgat ggTTATCAAAATGCTTTAAAAGTAGTTTATAGCCAATCTAAAACTCCCATGAATGTACGTGGAGCTACTCGGTATATACCACATGCACCAGACCGTATTTTGGATGCTCCTGAAATTGTTGATGACTAtt atctaaatttaattgactGGAGCTTTTCCAACATATTGGCTGTCGCTTTAGGCACAAGTGTATATCTTTGGAATGCTGATACTGGTGCCATTGATCAATTATTAGATTTAGAAGGTGCTGACTACATCACTTCTCTGAACTGGGTACCCAATGGAAACCTATTAGGTGTTGGGACTGCTTTAGGCCCTGTACAa TTATGGGATGCATCACAAACAAAGCGGCTGCGTATAATGAACAGTCACAGTTCAAGAGTGGGTGCTATGTCATGGAACAGTCATATACTAACTACAGGTTGCAGAAATGGACAACTTGTTCACAACGATGTCAGACAGAGAGAACACATTGTTGGTACAATTCAATCCCACACTCAAGAA GTTTGTGGTCTTAAATGGTCAACTGATGGTCGTTATCTAGCCAGTGGAGGCAATGATAACCTACTGAATGTGTACAGTGGCTTACCTGGCCAAATAACTTACCAATCTGAACCAATTTACAGTTtcag TCAACATCAAGCTGCCGTAAAAGCATTGGACTGGTGTCCATGGCAAACCAATGTACTTGCCAGTGGCGGTGGTACAGCTGACCGAACTATCAGGTTTTGGAATTGTAACAACGGTCAGTGTATAAATTCGGTCAATGCCAACTCGCAGGTATGCGCTATTTTGTGGTCAAAAACATACAGAGAATTGGTTTCGGCACATGGCTTTGCAAACAACCAGCTTACAATTTGGAAATATCCTTCGCTGACAAAG GTTGCTGAACTCACTGGACACACAAATCGTATTCTAAATCTGGCTATGTCACCAGATGGTTCAACAGTACTTTCAGCTGGTGCAGATGAGACCCTGCGAATGTGGAAGTGTTTTTTGCCGGATCCAAACAAGAAGAAAGAACATGAGAAACGCTCTTCTAGGCCCACTATGCTGGGTCCAGGccttagataa
- the LOC114122823 gene encoding uncharacterized protein LOC114122823 translates to MSRVMLAQLKKSNSVLRMAVRSKADGHHATYKPLTMDDLPVPKVPWQEYHSKTNAKYNLVLVGGITLLAASIYVLQDNCFFNAFAPPYPFEETEEK, encoded by the exons ATGTCACGAGTAATGTTAGCCCAATTGAAGAAATCCAACT CGGTTTTGAGGATGGCCGTGAGGTCCAAGGCTGATGGCCACCATGCCACATACAAGCCTCTGACGATGGATGATTTGCCAGTTCCAAAGGTGCCATGGCAAGAATATCACAGCAAAACCAATGCCAAATACAACTTAGTACTAGTAGGCGGAATTACTTTACTTGCAGCGTCCATCTACGTA ttacaaGATAATTGTTTCTTCAATGCTTTTGCACCACCATACCCTTTCGAAGAAACTGAAGAAAAGTAA
- the LOC114122814 gene encoding cell division cycle protein 20 homolog isoform X3 has translation MSTNFDISHFKMNQENENLDISPTQSDYRKAMSENLHGCDINNVRVLSYQNKAPAPPDGYQNALKVVYSQSKTPMNVRGATRYIPHAPDRILDAPEIVDDYYLNLIDWSFSNILAVALGTSVYLWNADTGAIDQLLDLEGADYITSLNWVPNGNLLGVGTALGPVQLWDASQTKRLRIMNSHSSRVGAMSWNSHILTTGCRNGQLVHNDVRQREHIVGTIQSHTQEVCGLKWSTDGRYLASGGNDNLLNVYSGLPGQITYQSEPIYSFSQHQAAVKALDWCPWQTNVLASGGGTADRTIRFWNCNNGQCINSVNANSQVCAILWSKTYRELVSAHGFANNQLTIWKYPSLTKVAELTGHTNRILNLAMSPDGSTVLSAGADETLRMWKCFLPDPNKKKEHEKRSSRPTMLGPGLR, from the exons ATGTCTACAAATTTTGACATAAgccattttaaa ATGAACCAAGAAAATGAAAACCTTGACATAAGTCCAACTCAATCAGACTATAGAAAAGCTATGTCTGAAAATCTCCACGGTtgtgatattaataatgttcgtGTTCTATCCTATCAGAACAAAGCACCGGCTCCCCCAgat ggTTATCAAAATGCTTTAAAAGTAGTTTATAGCCAATCTAAAACTCCCATGAATGTACGTGGAGCTACTCGGTATATACCACATGCACCAGACCGTATTTTGGATGCTCCTGAAATTGTTGATGACTAtt atctaaatttaattgactGGAGCTTTTCCAACATATTGGCTGTCGCTTTAGGCACAAGTGTATATCTTTGGAATGCTGATACTGGTGCCATTGATCAATTATTAGATTTAGAAGGTGCTGACTACATCACTTCTCTGAACTGGGTACCCAATGGAAACCTATTAGGTGTTGGGACTGCTTTAGGCCCTGTACAa TTATGGGATGCATCACAAACAAAGCGGCTGCGTATAATGAACAGTCACAGTTCAAGAGTGGGTGCTATGTCATGGAACAGTCATATACTAACTACAGGTTGCAGAAATGGACAACTTGTTCACAACGATGTCAGACAGAGAGAACACATTGTTGGTACAATTCAATCCCACACTCAAGAA GTTTGTGGTCTTAAATGGTCAACTGATGGTCGTTATCTAGCCAGTGGAGGCAATGATAACCTACTGAATGTGTACAGTGGCTTACCTGGCCAAATAACTTACCAATCTGAACCAATTTACAGTTtcag TCAACATCAAGCTGCCGTAAAAGCATTGGACTGGTGTCCATGGCAAACCAATGTACTTGCCAGTGGCGGTGGTACAGCTGACCGAACTATCAGGTTTTGGAATTGTAACAACGGTCAGTGTATAAATTCGGTCAATGCCAACTCGCAGGTATGCGCTATTTTGTGGTCAAAAACATACAGAGAATTGGTTTCGGCACATGGCTTTGCAAACAACCAGCTTACAATTTGGAAATATCCTTCGCTGACAAAG GTTGCTGAACTCACTGGACACACAAATCGTATTCTAAATCTGGCTATGTCACCAGATGGTTCAACAGTACTTTCAGCTGGTGCAGATGAGACCCTGCGAATGTGGAAGTGTTTTTTGCCGGATCCAAACAAGAAGAAAGAACATGAGAAACGCTCTTCTAGGCCCACTATGCTGGGTCCAGGccttagataa